One window from the genome of Microcebus murinus isolate Inina chromosome X, M.murinus_Inina_mat1.0, whole genome shotgun sequence encodes:
- the NOX1 gene encoding NADPH oxidase 1 isoform X2 yields the protein MGNWVVNHWFSALFLAVWLGLNVFLFVDAFLKYEKADKYFYTREILGFCSRTLRKQLDHNLTFHKLVAYMICLHTAIHIIAHLFNFHRYSRTRQATDGSLASILSGLSHGEKEGGSWLNPIQSPDMTVEYVTFTSIAGLTGVIMTIALILMVTSATKFMRRSYFEVFWYTHHLFVFYILGLAIHGIGGIVRGQTEESMNENHPHECAESFQKWDDHDSHCRSPQFEGHPPESWKWILAPVILYIFERILRFYRSQQKVVITKVVMHPSKVLELQMNKRGFSMEVGQYIFVNCPSISLLEWHPFTLTSAPEEDFFSIHVRAAGDWTENLIRAFEQQDSSIPRIEVDGPFGTVSEDVFQYEVAMLVGAGIGVTPFASILKSIWYKFQHGDHDLKTQKIYFYWICRETGAFSWFNDLLTSLEQEMEELGKVGFLNYRLFLTGWDSNIAGHAALNFDKATDIVTGLKQKTSFGRPMWDNEFSTIATSHPKSVVGVFLCGPQTLAKSLRKCCHRYSSLDPRKVQFYFNKENF from the exons gCTGTTTGGCTGGGGCTGAATGTTTTCCTGTTTGTGGATGCCTTTCTGAAATATGAGAAGGCCGACAAGTACTTCTACACAAGAGAAATCCTTGGG TTTTGCAGCCGCACACTGAGAAAGCAATTGGATCACAACCTCACCTTCCACAAGCTGGTGGCATATATGATCTGCCTGCACACAG CTATTCACATCATAGCACACCTATTTAACTTTCACCGCTACAGCAGAACCCGACAGGCCACAGATGGATCCCTTGCCTCCATTCTCTCCGGCCTATCTCATGGTGAAAAAGAGGGGGGCTCTTGGCTAAATCCCATCCAGTCCCCAGACATG ACAGTGGAGTATGTGACATTCACCAGCATCGCTGGGCTCACTGGAGTGATCATGACCATAGCCTTGATTCTCATGGTAACTTCAGCTACCAAGTTTATGCGGAGGAGTTATTTTGAGGTCTTCTGGTATACTCACCACCTTTTTGTCTTCTATATCCTTGGCTTAGCGATTCACGGCATTGG TGGAATTGTCCGGGGTCAAACAGAGGAAAGCATGAATGAGAATCATCCTCACGAGTGTGCTGAGTCCTTTCAGAAGTGGGATGATCATGACTCCCACTGCAGGAGTCCCCAATTTGAAGGGCACCCCCCTGAG tcttggaagtggatccttgCACCagtcattctttatatttttgaaaggatCCTCCGCTTTTATCGCTCCCAGCAGAAGGTTGTGATAACCAAG GTTGTCATGCACCCCTCCAAAGTTTTGGAATTGCAGATGAACAAGCGTGGCTTCAGTATGGAAGTGGGACAATATATCTTTGTTAATTGCCCCTCAATCTCTCTCCTGGAGTGGCATCCTTTTACTCTGACCTCTGCTCCAGAGGAAGATTTCTTCTCCATTCATGTCCGAGCAGCAGGGGACTGGACAGAAAATCTCATAAGGGCTTTTGAACAACAGGATTCATCAATTCCCAG GATTGAGGTGGATGGTCCCTTTGGCACAGTCAGTGAGGATGTTTTCCAGTATGAAGTGGCTATGCTGGTTGGAGCAGGAATTGGGGTCACCCCCTTTGCTTCTATCTTGAAATCTATCTGGTATAAATTCCAGCATGGAGACCACGACCTCAAAACACAAAAG ATCTATTTCTACTGGATCTGTAGGGAGACTGGTGCCTTCTCCTGGTTCAATGACCTACTGACCTCCCTGGAACAAGAGATGGAGGAATTAGGCAAAGTAGGTTTTCTAAACTACCGTCTCTTCCTCACCGGATGGGACAGCAACATT GCCGGTCATGCAGCATTAAACTTTGACAAGGCCACTGACATCGTGACAGGTCTGAAACAGAAAACCTCCTTTGGGAGACCAATGTGGGACAATGAGTTTTCTACAATAGCTACCTCCCACCCCAA ATCTGTGGTGGGGGTTTTCTTATGTGGTCCCCAGACTTTGGCAAAGAGCCTGCGCAAATGCTGTCACCGATACTCCAGTCTGGATCCTAGGAAGGTTCAATTCTACTTCAACAAAGAAAACTTCTGA
- the NOX1 gene encoding NADPH oxidase 1 isoform X1 gives MGNWVVNHWFSALFLAVWLGLNVFLFVDAFLKYEKADKYFYTREILGPSLACARASALCLNFNSMLILLPVCRNLLSFLRGTCSFCSRTLRKQLDHNLTFHKLVAYMICLHTAIHIIAHLFNFHRYSRTRQATDGSLASILSGLSHGEKEGGSWLNPIQSPDMTVEYVTFTSIAGLTGVIMTIALILMVTSATKFMRRSYFEVFWYTHHLFVFYILGLAIHGIGGIVRGQTEESMNENHPHECAESFQKWDDHDSHCRSPQFEGHPPESWKWILAPVILYIFERILRFYRSQQKVVITKVVMHPSKVLELQMNKRGFSMEVGQYIFVNCPSISLLEWHPFTLTSAPEEDFFSIHVRAAGDWTENLIRAFEQQDSSIPRIEVDGPFGTVSEDVFQYEVAMLVGAGIGVTPFASILKSIWYKFQHGDHDLKTQKIYFYWICRETGAFSWFNDLLTSLEQEMEELGKVGFLNYRLFLTGWDSNIAGHAALNFDKATDIVTGLKQKTSFGRPMWDNEFSTIATSHPKSVVGVFLCGPQTLAKSLRKCCHRYSSLDPRKVQFYFNKENF, from the exons gCTGTTTGGCTGGGGCTGAATGTTTTCCTGTTTGTGGATGCCTTTCTGAAATATGAGAAGGCCGACAAGTACTTCTACACAAGAGAAATCCTTGGG CCGTCGTTGGCCTGTGCCCGAGCCTCTGCTCTCTGCTTGAATTTCAACAGCATGCTGATCCTGCTTCCTGTGTGTCGCAATCTGCTGTCCTTCCTGAGGGGCACCTGCTCA TTTTGCAGCCGCACACTGAGAAAGCAATTGGATCACAACCTCACCTTCCACAAGCTGGTGGCATATATGATCTGCCTGCACACAG CTATTCACATCATAGCACACCTATTTAACTTTCACCGCTACAGCAGAACCCGACAGGCCACAGATGGATCCCTTGCCTCCATTCTCTCCGGCCTATCTCATGGTGAAAAAGAGGGGGGCTCTTGGCTAAATCCCATCCAGTCCCCAGACATG ACAGTGGAGTATGTGACATTCACCAGCATCGCTGGGCTCACTGGAGTGATCATGACCATAGCCTTGATTCTCATGGTAACTTCAGCTACCAAGTTTATGCGGAGGAGTTATTTTGAGGTCTTCTGGTATACTCACCACCTTTTTGTCTTCTATATCCTTGGCTTAGCGATTCACGGCATTGG TGGAATTGTCCGGGGTCAAACAGAGGAAAGCATGAATGAGAATCATCCTCACGAGTGTGCTGAGTCCTTTCAGAAGTGGGATGATCATGACTCCCACTGCAGGAGTCCCCAATTTGAAGGGCACCCCCCTGAG tcttggaagtggatccttgCACCagtcattctttatatttttgaaaggatCCTCCGCTTTTATCGCTCCCAGCAGAAGGTTGTGATAACCAAG GTTGTCATGCACCCCTCCAAAGTTTTGGAATTGCAGATGAACAAGCGTGGCTTCAGTATGGAAGTGGGACAATATATCTTTGTTAATTGCCCCTCAATCTCTCTCCTGGAGTGGCATCCTTTTACTCTGACCTCTGCTCCAGAGGAAGATTTCTTCTCCATTCATGTCCGAGCAGCAGGGGACTGGACAGAAAATCTCATAAGGGCTTTTGAACAACAGGATTCATCAATTCCCAG GATTGAGGTGGATGGTCCCTTTGGCACAGTCAGTGAGGATGTTTTCCAGTATGAAGTGGCTATGCTGGTTGGAGCAGGAATTGGGGTCACCCCCTTTGCTTCTATCTTGAAATCTATCTGGTATAAATTCCAGCATGGAGACCACGACCTCAAAACACAAAAG ATCTATTTCTACTGGATCTGTAGGGAGACTGGTGCCTTCTCCTGGTTCAATGACCTACTGACCTCCCTGGAACAAGAGATGGAGGAATTAGGCAAAGTAGGTTTTCTAAACTACCGTCTCTTCCTCACCGGATGGGACAGCAACATT GCCGGTCATGCAGCATTAAACTTTGACAAGGCCACTGACATCGTGACAGGTCTGAAACAGAAAACCTCCTTTGGGAGACCAATGTGGGACAATGAGTTTTCTACAATAGCTACCTCCCACCCCAA ATCTGTGGTGGGGGTTTTCTTATGTGGTCCCCAGACTTTGGCAAAGAGCCTGCGCAAATGCTGTCACCGATACTCCAGTCTGGATCCTAGGAAGGTTCAATTCTACTTCAACAAAGAAAACTTCTGA
- the NOX1 gene encoding NADPH oxidase 1 isoform X3 translates to MGNWVVNHWFSALFLAVWLGLNVFLFVDAFLKYEKADKYFYTREILGPSLACARASALCLNFNSMLILLPVCRNLLSFLRGTCSFCSRTLRKQLDHNLTFHKLVAYMICLHTAIHIIAHLFNFHRYSRTRQATDGSLASILSGLSHGEKEGGSWLNPIQSPDMTVEYVTFTSIAGLTGVIMTIALILMVTSATKFMRRSYFEVFWYTHHLFVFYILGLAIHGIGGIVRGQTEESMNENHPHECAESFQKWDDHDSHCRSPQFEGHPPESWKWILAPVILYIFERILRFYRSQQKVVITKVVMHPSKVLELQMNKRGFSMEVGQYIFVNCPSISLLEWHPFTLTSAPEEDFFSIHVRAAGDWTENLIRAFEQQDSSIPRIEVDGPFGTVSEDVFQYEVAMLVGAGIGVTPFASILKSIWYKFQHGDHDLKTQKAGHAALNFDKATDIVTGLKQKTSFGRPMWDNEFSTIATSHPKSVVGVFLCGPQTLAKSLRKCCHRYSSLDPRKVQFYFNKENF, encoded by the exons gCTGTTTGGCTGGGGCTGAATGTTTTCCTGTTTGTGGATGCCTTTCTGAAATATGAGAAGGCCGACAAGTACTTCTACACAAGAGAAATCCTTGGG CCGTCGTTGGCCTGTGCCCGAGCCTCTGCTCTCTGCTTGAATTTCAACAGCATGCTGATCCTGCTTCCTGTGTGTCGCAATCTGCTGTCCTTCCTGAGGGGCACCTGCTCA TTTTGCAGCCGCACACTGAGAAAGCAATTGGATCACAACCTCACCTTCCACAAGCTGGTGGCATATATGATCTGCCTGCACACAG CTATTCACATCATAGCACACCTATTTAACTTTCACCGCTACAGCAGAACCCGACAGGCCACAGATGGATCCCTTGCCTCCATTCTCTCCGGCCTATCTCATGGTGAAAAAGAGGGGGGCTCTTGGCTAAATCCCATCCAGTCCCCAGACATG ACAGTGGAGTATGTGACATTCACCAGCATCGCTGGGCTCACTGGAGTGATCATGACCATAGCCTTGATTCTCATGGTAACTTCAGCTACCAAGTTTATGCGGAGGAGTTATTTTGAGGTCTTCTGGTATACTCACCACCTTTTTGTCTTCTATATCCTTGGCTTAGCGATTCACGGCATTGG TGGAATTGTCCGGGGTCAAACAGAGGAAAGCATGAATGAGAATCATCCTCACGAGTGTGCTGAGTCCTTTCAGAAGTGGGATGATCATGACTCCCACTGCAGGAGTCCCCAATTTGAAGGGCACCCCCCTGAG tcttggaagtggatccttgCACCagtcattctttatatttttgaaaggatCCTCCGCTTTTATCGCTCCCAGCAGAAGGTTGTGATAACCAAG GTTGTCATGCACCCCTCCAAAGTTTTGGAATTGCAGATGAACAAGCGTGGCTTCAGTATGGAAGTGGGACAATATATCTTTGTTAATTGCCCCTCAATCTCTCTCCTGGAGTGGCATCCTTTTACTCTGACCTCTGCTCCAGAGGAAGATTTCTTCTCCATTCATGTCCGAGCAGCAGGGGACTGGACAGAAAATCTCATAAGGGCTTTTGAACAACAGGATTCATCAATTCCCAG GATTGAGGTGGATGGTCCCTTTGGCACAGTCAGTGAGGATGTTTTCCAGTATGAAGTGGCTATGCTGGTTGGAGCAGGAATTGGGGTCACCCCCTTTGCTTCTATCTTGAAATCTATCTGGTATAAATTCCAGCATGGAGACCACGACCTCAAAACACAAAAG GCCGGTCATGCAGCATTAAACTTTGACAAGGCCACTGACATCGTGACAGGTCTGAAACAGAAAACCTCCTTTGGGAGACCAATGTGGGACAATGAGTTTTCTACAATAGCTACCTCCCACCCCAA ATCTGTGGTGGGGGTTTTCTTATGTGGTCCCCAGACTTTGGCAAAGAGCCTGCGCAAATGCTGTCACCGATACTCCAGTCTGGATCCTAGGAAGGTTCAATTCTACTTCAACAAAGAAAACTTCTGA